The stretch of DNA aataatagtttaatCAACTAATTCATAATAGTTTGCTTTTTATGCTAATTATACTATGACTTTAATAATGTTGTtaccacattttttttacatcaataCATCGCATACAAGACAGATACATATGATACCGACGCCTTcataatctaaaataataaaagtgaataataaaatttatacaaatatatgcatagaaacaaacaattttaacaaatgctataattaattataagtaaaacaaaatttttatttattttatttctatatatatatgatagtTTCTGCAGGCGACAAGCTTACGCTTGTAAAAGCTTCCAATGACAAATTCGTCATCTTTCCAGCCGTGATTGCTAATCGCTTCTGTGATCTCATTATTATGAATGATATaagtttacttttatttaatggcAAGTTGTACCACAACGAATCATACGCTGCATCAGCGATTGATTTGCTCTAAAACAATGccaataatgttaataattatagagtatatcatttttttatattttacctaaTTTAATCTTCTTTGTaaagtaaaactttttctaatataatgtAACTAGCGAGATCGTATTGACAAAtcatattttccaataaagctaaaataatattttattaattttaatatataatatcataatcaAAATACTTGACATTgcttgttaataaaaatattatatatattatataattaatatataaaatgtacaattcctttttttattagatagcagtgttgaaaattttgatgaGTATGTATTAATCTATGTTTGCAAGGTAATatccaaataattatataaaaagtctTTAAATACTTACGAACCTTAAGACTAAGATATTCTCCTGCGAagcaaatgttaaaaatttctatcatTATACCAAAGTAAGCGAAAATCGTTTTCACTATCATGATAATACCGGCTCCATTATTAACAGACTATTTtgatgaaaagtaaaaaagaaaaattataatcataatatctATCATTGCGCATTTACTATAATACTCACTATTATAACGATGATGCCTAAACAGCACATAACTAAAGTATTCCAAAAAACTTGCATTAAcgcgataaaagaaaaaagtttctcCATGTTATCGgaaagaaagattattttattgtgtcGCTCGACTAGCATTTCTATTGTAGACGCGGAAGATTTgcggaaagaaattttttcattaatatttttgaaatcttgaCACATAATATCGATTTGTCCACCCAGATGAAGCACCTAAAATATACTTAAGTTGTGCAAAGATTATAAGTATTACGTtaattgcaaatgtaaaatgtgAAACTTACCAGAGTAAAGATTAACGCGTTTATAACAGAAACTGTGCATACGTTTGATATAACATGTAGAGAAAGCATTAAAGCAAGCACCTCGAAGATCGGTGATTGCTCAGTTTCGAAAGGAAGTTGTATCTTCACAGGAAGCTGTCGTGAGGTATCATTGTAATCTCCCGCAAGATGCACAGCATGAATTGCATACTCGCCCAAGAGATAAAGTATCCCAGCAATGATATAAAAACTCAACATAGCGTTAGAACAAAAGTGCGATATACTGGCTTTGATTGTCATCAAATACAAATGGTGCTCAATGCCGACGCATTCTTGCCAGTCATTATTCATAGTATCCACGATTTGGTGAATAATTCTGCAATGTATTACTTTAAACGGCTATAAATTTTCAGCAGAAATGTTATACTTTCCATATAAAATCACTGACACACGAATGATTATGATTTAGATATgtttaaaacacacatttCGTTCAAGGTAAATAATCGATGTGTCATTCCTTGAATAGCGCGATTATATAAAGTTAACATTATAACATTAGAACGCGACAGCTTACCGGCGATTTATCCAAAGACTGGACAATTTTAGAAACGTCAAAGTGTAATTTAAAGTCGTAGGCAAACTGTCCACGAGGTTCGAGAGCTCGTTGAGTGAGAAGTGCGCGAATACATACAAGTACTGAAAGTACTGTAAAATCACTATACTCGACATATAAATTAGCCAAGAAATTATGGAATACGACACACCCGGCCATACACCAAGCAATCGGAGGCCGATTTTCAACGACGGACTGACGGTGCTCGTAACTATCATTCGTCAACAATTTTGTAGACACGtggaaataaagattagcatcGGCACATCCGGTGCTCTGATGTAATACTGAGAAAGCACCAACAGGTTCTGCAAGCGCATCCCCACGCGGTGCATCCCCACTCAAGTGAGTATGGATCAGTTCCCATTACAGTTACATTAGAAAACAGTAAGAATTATCCGTATAGACatcctataattttttgcaacgGTCTTCTCCgataatttgcattttctactgcaaagtaaaaaagatatcatGAAGGAACAATTGCACAATAGCCAGTTTTTTCTTTggttttttttgcaaatttctctGTGACAACGAAGTGCTGTGGACGagaaaagaaatgtattttatgtctttCCGGTGGCACAGTTCAATGATCGCAATTATGCATTACGTATTCAATGCGTACCGAACTAAATTCTGCGTATACTTGCgagttttaaaaaagatatatgaaggaagaacaaattatataattagaggtaatttttttaatgacatttCGAAGAATGGAATTTTGCAAGGCACACATATGGTTACAGTCTCACaagtaaaaaagtttaaatcaatattgcaTATTGTAAAAGCTTAGTTATAAACGTACGCTGCACAAATTACATATACGCAACTTTTCCAGTGAGTTTTTCATTGTAAATACATTTCACAAAGTCTGAAgatacatttttctaaataaaaattcgcttcAGTACACAATGTAGTAATGatgcaaaaaattgtacaagataaaattatattgtattcgcataaaaatttaaggaattattaataattttttttaatgacaatttaatcattaatttattaataacagcAAATAAGTACTAAATAAACACTTCTTGTTAATTATACCAtgattaaaatagtaattagttatattattaatatgttatattattaattatttatattattaatatgtttgatCAATATATCGTATAAAAGACTGATATATATGATGCCGATGCTTtcataatctaaaaaattagtcaaaaaattaagtttttaatataaatatgcttatatataaaaatgcatgtTGTGACAAATGCGgaagttaattataaaaaaaaagatttatgttTCAGAAAAGTTCCGAAAGCCTTAAGCTTACATTTGCAAAAGTTTCTATGGATAAATTCGCAAATTTTCCTGCTGTAATTGTTAATTGCATCTGCCCTCTCAttattatgaacaatataattttattctgattTGTTGGCAAGTCGTACCAAAGTGAATCGTATGCTGCATCGGCGATCGATTTACTCTAAAAGCAGGGCAAAGGATGTTAAAAATGACAGAATGATATAGTTTCCGTTTTctcatatatttaatcaatgtttttgtctaaagaacaaagtttttttttactattaccGGTGGTGCaatgtagaattaaaaaatagtagaattaaaaaatcttaccGTTTATTATAAGATCATTGAAACAGAatgtaatatgaatttttgaataattaattgtgtaattaattatataacaatgaaAGGTATCGTGTATActtagaattaataaataataaatgttttaataattaccaaCCTTAAGGCTAAGATATTCCCCAGCAAAACAAAGAATAAAGTTTTCTATCATTATACTGGTATAAGCCAAAAAAGCTTTTACTATCACAAAGAGACTGGCTTCATTATGTAAAGactatttgaataaatatatcaattaataacatatatgatAACgaacacatatttatattatcgtaacaaaaaatttaattaatatattatattgtattgatatattaatatattaatatattatattgatatattaataaatttaaagtcaTAAGCTTAATTATTTGCACTACTTACTATTATGATTATGAATCCTAGACAGCAAATAACCAAGATGCTCCAAACAACTTGCATCAGtgcaaaaaaagataatagttCTTCAATGTTGTCAGAAAATGAAATGACTCTGTTATGTCTTGCAATCAGCATTCCTAATTTCGACATAGAAGATTTATAAAGTCGAGTTTTTTTAGATATAGTTTTCAATTCTTGACATACAATATCAATTTGTCCGCTTACATGAAGCACCTAAAATACACttaaatttctgcaaaaatttcaagtatcaTATATGAGAGAGATTTTGCAATGAGAGATCACGTAAATGTTAAAGTGATATGGAAACGCAACATTTTCTTACTTGATGTGTAATGAATTACTTGATATgtacttaattataaaattcatctcatagtgatataattatatttttaaattaaatttccaacGATAACAGTAATTTGTATctacaaaatattgcaacttATGTAAGCAAAAATTGCGCTTATGTAAAGCgaaatttttacgaaaaaacattaatataattaattaaagaattatcttatcatgtaatttttgtaggaaataaaaaggtaattacaaaattttaaacacaccaaagaaaagataaatcCATTTAGAATTGCGACCGTCACTGAAGATGACATTAAATGTAGAGATAAAGTTATAACGAGCAGCTCAAAAATCGGTGATTGCTCAGTTTCAAAGGGAACTTGTATCTTGATAGGAAACTGCCATGAAGTATCGTTGTCATCTCCAATGACATGCACAGCGCGTAGTACGTAATCGCCCAGGAGATAAAGTGCGGCAGCAATTATGTTAAAACTCAACATAGCATTAGAGCAAAAATGCGATTTGTTAGCTTTAATTGTCATCACGTATAAGTGCTGATCGACGTTGATAGATTCGCGCCAATCGGTATCCATAGTGATtagaatttctttaattatgcTGCAACATGTTATTTAAATCagattgattaaatatttatgtaaatattatttttcaaaatgagATTACACTTGTGGGAATAAAAAtctgcataataaaatttagtcGTACTCTTTTTGGTTAAAAAtgtagatatattaataaacaaattgtgagaattaattttatttttcacaaagcAGTTGGACCATTTTACAGCAATGTGATATTTTACCGACGATGTAGCCAAAGACTGGTCAGTTTAAGGAATCTCAGAGTGTAATCCAAAGTTACAGGCAAACTATCCGCAAGATTCGAGAGCTCGCTGAGTCTGAAGTGcgcaaatacatataaatattgaaaacactGTAGAATCAGTATGCTCGATACACAAATCAGCCAATATATGGTGGAATGCACACCCGGCCACACACCGAGCAATCGGAGGCCGACTTTCAGCGATGGACTGATAGTACTTCTGACTAACATTTATCGAGAATTTTGAAGACGCGaggaaataaagattagcatcGGCACATTTGTCCGATATTGTTGTACGAAGGAGCACTGAGAGGGGATCGTTTGTCTAGGTGCATCCTTACACGATGTATCCCCACTTAAGTGAGTATGGATCAATCGTCATTATGCATTGCGTAGTATGTTAATAAGTGGAGCTTATTATTCGTATGGACATGCTGTAATTCTATGAAAAGtctgataaattttactttaaccGTAAAGCAATCAAGATATTACGTGATGAAGGAACGGTTCACTGcgcaattgcatttttttgcgatttttttctGGCACTTTTTTTCTAAGATCCGATCGACGAGAAAAAATGTTCATTGTATTTTCTACGTGGAAGTCATTTTTACTCTGAGGATGTTCAGTTTCACAATTGTAATTGTGTATTCCAGAAAAAGGGAAGTTATTTCTAAGGTttgattgcaaattttaaaaattataaacaaaggAAGAACCATGACTGACAGACGCAGTCTGTTGCGTAatggcaaataattttttatcattaaggAACAAGACTCAAgtgtaaaaagaattttaaaggTTTTAGAAACGTGAACCAGTATACATcatataagcttatttatagTTATGCTATACaaatgcatttaattaaatatgtcgTGCAATTTGCAGATGCATAAATATTCCGATGATACGTTTGATACTGTCTGAgcttatctttttcttctgggtaagaatatattttaatatatgatgcaaaataaataataataatattatgtacattttaaatgcAGTTTTAATGTACtctgtaaattgtaaaactaTGTTACTTCTGGTTAAATCAACTTAAAGATTTAggctattattaattttttaataacagctttattattaatcattattattattctacatttattatataatacatttattattagtaacattttctaaattattggTTTTATCAATTACAATTCTAATTACTTTCTaagtaatttctaattatttttgcatttttattgatgtcaatatattgcattaaagACAGATATGTATGATGCTGATGCTTTCAAGATCTAAAAAAAGAAGTTAAATTCTCAgtctttagaaaatatatgaaaacacatgataaaagagaataaaaattaattatagataaaataatatttctattttatatttatgtatcaagaaaattttaaaaggtTGATTTACATTTGCAAAAGCTTCTAAAGACAAATCCATAAATTTTCCCgccgtaatttttaattgtgattGAGATCTCATTATTatgaatgttataattttaccATAATTTGATGGCATGTCATACCATAAGGAATCGTACGCTGCATCGGCGATTGATTCATTCTGAAAGcagaatgaaaattataacgGACGGTGAGtaaagatttttcttattgacaatataaaattaacaattaattaaatttaaaaaaaattttttttgtttattacagaaatataaaaacagaaaaggtatattacaaaaatttaataacagtaatattgataaaaaaatattggttttATATTActctaatttttgaaaaacgaaaacaagttttaagttttaataaacGACTAAGAGGGTGATATTAAAActagaaattctattttatatgtgatgaatatattgcattacaaagaatatatgtatgcatatattatatacttatataacaaatatttgaaacaaaaaactggtcttaaaaaatattaaaagaaaatatttcctttCTTAAGAAAGCATGTTATTAAGACTCATTTTTATGCtattagaatcttatatcatgTTATTTGGCAACCCTATACTGGAATGAAAtcttgaaatcttatattctagaattttacatcatttctttgtttgaaatataagatttcaatgtaTTCACAGTAAAGTTATAGACCTGccaaatgatataatataagattctaaaacatcaaaatgaataaaatatacattaatctTAATACGTTAACTCTGTGTTTAAAAAAcaacattaaacattttgattaccatatttgtgtaattatgTTGCATTGAAAGATTGTGTgcttgcaattaataatttttaaatacctGCTCACCTTAAGACTGAGATATTCTCCGGCAAAGCACAGAATAAAAAGTTCCAACATTATCGTGATATAAGCTAAAATAGCTTTCACTAACACGAAGACATTGGTTTCGTTATAAATAGACTgtttaaatagataataacgTAGAGAAcaaataagtattaatattaatcattacaCGTTTATTGCACTACTTACTATAATAAAGATGAAACCTAGACAGCAAGAAACTATAGTATTACAAAGAACTTGCATTAATGCGAAAAAGgataacaatttttcgatGTTGTAGGAAAACAAAATAACTCTGTTGTGCCTctcaatcaatatttttaatagcgaagcagaaaatttataaagtcgAATTTTTTCGGATATAGTTTTGAATTCTTGACATATAATACTCACTTGCCCGCTTACGTAAATtacctaaaatatatttatttttctacaaaagtTCTACATAAAGTTCAAATATtatcttgtaataaaaaatatttttattatgagaaatgtacttggaaattgaaattttatgtgaGAATGTTCTAACATGTTATAATTAAGCGTCACTAATTGTTTTCTTGCGCAATTttcgtaagaaataaaaatggaaaggtaaaatttaaaacataccAAAGAAAAGATTAATCCTTTAAGAAGAGGGACTAATGTGGCATTTGACATCAGATGtagcattaaaattataaaaagcaacTCAAAAATTGGCGATTCTTCAACTTCAAACGGAAATTGTATCTTGGTAGGCAGCTGCCGCAAAGTATCATTATAACTTTCAAAAAGATGCATAGcacaaattgcataatttccCAGGAAGTAAAATATCGcaataattatagtaaaacTCAACATAACGTTGCAGAACAAATGCGATATATTGGCTTTAATTGTCATCGTTTGTAAATACTGATCGACGACTCGCGCCAATCATTCTTCATAGCgataagaattttttgaaagacaCTGTAATTTGTTACtttgattgattaaatattttgaacaaaaaaaaactttctacgCGAAACTATATACACTAcgaagatttatataataaaaataagtcaCACTTCCATCAAGTCGGCACATTCTGTATCAAATCTGTACATTAGAATATTAACGGCTATACTTGTTTGTCAAACAGGACACCTGGAGAAAGCTAGGAACGTGATATCTTACCGACGATGCATCCAAAGACTAGTTAATTTCAGAATTGTCAAAGTGTAATTCAAAGTCAGGGGTAAACTGTCCACGAGATTCGAGAGCTCGTTCAACGAAAGATGCGCaaagatgtatatatattgaaagtaTTGCATAACCAGTaaacttaatatatatatcaaccAATAAATAGTAGAATGCACACCCGGCCAAGCAAGCGAAGGCCGATTTTTAGTAACGGACTGAAGGTGCTTGTGACTACCATTTgttaagaattttgaaaacacAAAGAAATAATGATCAATATCGGCACATCGGTTCGGTGCTCTGGTGTAATACTGAGAGAGCACCGACAGGCTTTCTGAGTGCATCCTCATACGATGTATCCCCACTCAACTCAATATGGATCAATTTTCATTGCGTTGAGAAACAGTAAGAACTTACTCATGCTTACGGACATCGTGTAATTTCgtcgacaatttttttcctgATAATTTGTCTTCTAATTATAGGGAGGGAAAATATCGTGAACGAACAATTCGTCCTAGCGTAATTGCAAGttcttttttcaaacatatttttctgacAATGTAATACTAACCGGCATAGGAAGTAAATATccattgcatttttttacgtaTCATTAAAAGCGTTCGAACTCGCAGTAGTTCAACTAAATGTAATTATGCATTAAGCATTTATAAGCGaacaaaactaaattttacttttaaaggtaaattgaaaaaaagatatataagaaGTTTGTATCTCTCTGTGACCAaggaaaaaaacataatagcgggaaattttctttaattactcAAAGAAAATGGAACTTTACAAGGTACGCATGTTGTAAACGTGTCAGTGTAAGATCGTCAAAAGCAAGAAATATGAATCATTTAGCACATCATAGAAGCTATTGTTAGTCACAAACACATGCTATCAaacattgtatattttacatatatatatatatatatatttattttattaaatcctttttgacgatatatatttttttcttttttaaagatttattatgcaataaagtaaattagctatgaaattatttattgttatattaaatataattctagaTTCTGTAATTTGTAAgtcaaaaaattctattaaatctattaaatttaaataataattacaaatttattaataaaattttaatatttattcaacattttaacaacaattttaagtttttttttacatttattctaagaaattattattatatttttattcaatttaatacaTTGTACGAAATACAGATATGTACGACATCGTTGCTTTCAATATctagagaaaaaaagtaaaaagtaaaattttatatacaaattatgcaTACATATAAATGACAAACATTATAacacaaatgttaaaaataattataaataagcaaaataaaagttttattacataattatatgtatcaaAATAGTAGGCACAAAACTTACATTCGCAAAAGCATCCAAGGACAAATCCATCATGTTTCCTGCCGTGAGCGTCAATTGCCTCTGagatcttaatattattaataatataattttaccgTCATTTGGCCTCATCTCGTACCACAACGAATTGCATGCTGCATCAACTATTGTTTTACTCTAAAAATGCAGGAGACATAAAGTATAGAAATCTTTTGTATTCTTCTATGTTCcatcaatttttcattgtctaaaaaataaaattgtttctggTTCTCGTTGATTGTATAtacagaattaaaaagaatattaaaataaaggatatattgtttattattaaagaactGGAAGCAatgtgaattttaaatatatcaaaatatctaaaaatgcaataagaagaataataatatgcattacacatttttttattttattcatattttcataataaatggAATATTGTATTTGTAGTGATCAAACAcacacaattattataattggtAACTACAcgattctaataaaaatgtttatatgttTGATGCTGCAATGAAAGctactaacaataagtgaCTTATGTGATATTATAAGTTATGTTATaggtacatattatatttactcaCTTTGACACTAAGGTATTCTCCGAcatagcaaataataaaagtttctaTTATTACAGCAATAGAAGCCAACATCATTTTCACTATTACAAAGAAACTACTATCATTGTAAAGAGACtatttcaacataaaaattgaattaattacaatacagAGTATCGCACACAGGTTTCTTGTACTACTTACTATT from Linepithema humile isolate Giens D197 chromosome 2, Lhum_UNIL_v1.0, whole genome shotgun sequence encodes:
- the LOC105670798 gene encoding uncharacterized protein; this encodes MLVRSTISPSLKVGLRLLGVWPGVHSTIYWLICVSSILILQCFQYLYVFAHFRLSELSNLADSLPVTLDYTLRFLKLTSLWLHRRIIKEILITMDTDWRESINVDQHLYVMTIKANKSHFCSNAMLSFNIIAAALYLLGDYVLRAVHVIGDDNDTSWQFPIKIQVPFETEQSPIFELLVITLSLHLMSSSVTVAILNGFIFSLVLHVSGQIDIVCQELKTISKKTRLYKSSMSKLGMLIARHNRVISFSDNIEELLSFFALMQVVWSILVICCLGFIIIISLHNEASLFVIVKAFLAYTSIMIENFILCFAGEYLSLKSKSIADAAYDSLWYDLPTNQNKIILFIIMRGQMQLTITAGKFANLSIETFANIMKASASYISRMIVTSTVSPSLKIGLRLLGVWPGVSYSIISWLIYMSSIVILQYFQYLYVFAHFSLNELSNLVDSLPTTLNYTLTFLKLSSLWINRRIIHQIVDTMNNDWQECVGIEHHLYLMTIKASISHFCSNAMLSFYIIAGILYLLGEYAIHAVHLAGDYNDTSRQLPVKIQLPFETEQSPIFEVLALMLSLHVISNVCTVSVINALIFTLVLHLGGQIDIMCQDFKNINEKISFRKSSASTIEMLVERHNKIIFLSDNMEKLFSFIALMQVFWNTLVMCCLGIIVIISVNNGAGIIMIVKTIFAYFGIMIEIFNICFAGEYLSLKSKSIADAAYDSLWYNLPLNKSKLISFIIMRSQKRLAITAGKMTNLSLEAFTSIMKASVSYVSVLYAMY
- the LOC105670809 gene encoding odorant receptor 4-like, with the translated sequence MLIKKHNKVILFSNNIEKLFSFIVLMQVVLDTFLMCCLGFIIIISLYNDSSFFVIVKMMLASIAVIIETFIICYVGEYLSVKSKTIVDAACNSLWYEMRPNDGKIILLIILRSQRQLTLTAGNMMDLSLDAFANNESIADAAYDSLWYDMPSNYGKIITFIIMRSQSQLKITAGKFMDLSLEAFANILKASASYISVFNAIY